In Phlebotomus papatasi isolate M1 chromosome 1, Ppap_2.1, whole genome shotgun sequence, the following proteins share a genomic window:
- the LOC129804543 gene encoding 28S ribosomal protein S18c, mitochondrial, with protein sequence MSIFLKRTSGVGKFLRQAISIRHAATSEPSAIDPDAPVAMENPFEKPRQECILCRGNIDPDYKNVRLLSQFQSPYTGRIYGRHITGLCKAKQEKVENEITKAQMCGLMPTYKKTNEFLKDPPLFDPERPIRPHKY encoded by the exons ATGTCCATTTTCCTGAAAAGAACCTCtg GGGTTGGGAAATTCCTGCGGCAGGCTATTTCCATTCGGCATGCGGCAACTTCTGAGCCTTCTGCCATTGATCCAGATGCCCCTGTAGCCATGGAAAATCCCTTCGAGAAGCCTCGGCAGGAGTGTATCCTGTGCAGGGGTAACATAGATCCAGATTACAAGAACGTAAGGCTATTGTCGCAATTCCAGAGTCCCTATACCGGAAGAATCTATGGAAGACACATCACAGGACTCTGCAAAGCCAAACAGGAGAAGGTTGAAAATGAGATAACCAAGGCACAAATGTGTGGACTTATGCCAACGTATAAGAAGACCAATGAATTCCTCAAGGATCCTCCACTCTTTGATCCAGAAAGACCTATCCGGCCACATAAATACTAA
- the LOC129804533 gene encoding COMM domain-containing protein 5, whose amino-acid sequence MWNFNESNSLNSIKNSTLQKSDVKILVQLAVNYIDSQNCPLDRQIAAKNRISNSSSTKLSNSQFAEVFATVLSIIREYLRRTPRDSGKKDILRSLLQEHKFPEDCIEEVCNTLWKHRDLMLQKYYALKTVNVAPTITWRINISMLEDTQTRISEPTIVLEVKYPDGRSSAFEISRFMFHRLRFSVSQLLKSMHTIETKAIVKN is encoded by the exons ATGTGGAATTTCAATGAGAGCAATTCACtgaattctattaaaaattcaaccCTTCAAAAGTCTGATGTGAAAATTTTGGTCCAGC TTGCTGTGAATTACATTGATAGTCAGAATTGTCCTCTGGACAGGCAGATTGCAGCTAAAAACAGAATATCTAACTCGTCAAGTACTAAACTATCAAACAGTCAGTTTGCCGAAGTATTTGCCACAGTTCTCAGCATTATCAGGGAATATTTGAGAAGGACACCTAGGGATTCCGGGAAGAAGGATATACTGAGAAGTCTCCTGCAGGAACATAA GTTTCCGGAAGATTGCATTGAGGAAGTGTGCAATACTCTCTGGAAGCATCGAGATCTCATGCTCCAGAAGTACTATGCCCTGAAAACTGTCAATGTTGCTCCTACAATCACCTGGAGAATTAACATTTCTATGCTTGAAGACACTCAGACGAGAATTTCCGAGCCAACAATTGTTTTAGAAGTAAAATATCCTGACGGTAGAAGTTCAGCATTTGAGATTAGCAGATTCATGTTCCATCGGCTGAGATTTTCAGTATCACAGCTACTGAAATCCATGCACACAATTGAGACTAAAGCCATTGTCAAAAACTGA
- the LOC129804524 gene encoding probable galactose-1-phosphate uridylyltransferase, with product MSAAFNIKEHQHSRYNPLTGQWVLVCPHRMLRPWSGQEESPELLNAPEFDPKNPLCPGVVRANGTKNPNYTSTFVFTNDFPALLEDVPSPPESDDPLFQTAPARGTCRVICFHPKSNKTLPLLTIAEIVQVLATWKEQFAELKKKYTWVQIFENKGAAMGCSNPHPHCQIWSCSFLPTEPANKDKHLREYFEKHRRPLLLDYVNKELQKKERIVIENRNWLVVVPFWASWPFETMIIARKNTKRFDELSEEQSQDLAVVIKELTTKYDNLFKCSFPYSMGWHGAPTGSMINSNSDHWTLHAIYYPPLLRSATVRKFMVGFELLCQAQRDLTAEQAAERLRSLDGSKHYSVQ from the exons ATGTCTGCTGCGTTTAATATTAAAG AGCATCAGCATAGTCGCTACAATCCCTTAACGGGGCAATGGGTTTTAGTATGTCCTCATCGAATGCTAAGACCTTGGTCAGGTCAAGAAGAATCTCCTGAGTTACTCAATGCCCCAGAATTTGATCCTAAAAATCCCCTGTGCCCAGGAGTTGTTCGTGCAAACGGAACA AAAAATCCCAACTACACCTCAACATTTGTATTTACAAATGATTTTCCCGCTCTGCTGGAGGATGTCCCATCGCCGCCCGAGAGCGATGATCCCCTTTTCCAAACGGCTCCCGCAAGAGGAACTTGTCGTGTTATTTGCTTTCATCCAAAGTCAAATAAAACTCTCCCTCTGCTAACAATTGCGGAAATTGTCCAAGTTCTGGCCACGTGGAAAGAACAATTTGCTGAGTTGAAGAAAAAGTATACTTGGGTGCAAATATTTGAGAATAAAGGAGCCGCTATGGGATGTTCAAATCCTCATCCTCACTGCCAAATCTGGTCGTGCTCATTTTTGCCCACAGAACCAGCAAACAAAGACAAACACTTGCGTGAGTACTTTGAGAAGCACCGACGTCCCCTACTGCTAGACTATGTTAACAAAGAATTGCAGAAGAAGGAGAGAATTGTGATTGAGAATAGAAATTGGCTCGTTGTTGTGCCATTTTGGGCTAGTTGGCCATTTGAAACTATGATTATCGCACGGAAGAACACAAAGCGATTTGATGAGCTGTCCGAGGAACAATCTCAAGATTTAGCAGTTGTTATTAAGGAACTTACTACCAAGTATGATAATCTCTTCAAATGCTCCTTTCCCTATTCAATGGGATGGCATg GTGCTCCAACTGGATCGATGATAAATAGCAATAGCGATCATTGGACTTTGCATGCCATTTACTATCCACCTCTTCTGCGTTCAGCCACCGTCAGAAAGTTTATGGTGGGCTTTGAGCTGCTTTGCCAGGCCCAGAGAGATCTTACAGCTGAACAAGCAGCTGAACGCTTGAGAAGTCTGGACGGCAGTAAGCATTACTCCGTCCAGTAA